One part of the Rutidosis leptorrhynchoides isolate AG116_Rl617_1_P2 chromosome 1, CSIRO_AGI_Rlap_v1, whole genome shotgun sequence genome encodes these proteins:
- the LOC139888717 gene encoding uncharacterized protein: MANPRRNSYPNNDIPIYSTEINSTPSQLQTLESRFSRLKLFLKKPQSFPFLLTIFLILTWGFLRIQQNSQFLSNPNKRFNLYTDQDHEANIIRYPSKFPSPITKDARGWMLDPISIAFGSGIKGGALICTSIHVGEIKPGGLRGNHRHHTCNETLLIWGARTMFRLENNGNRKGYAQVTLSENDVAVAVSPAGTAHALVNLDSTKSTFIIGCQDKVITYDKSSSDFNVWDDLNS; the protein is encoded by the coding sequence ATGGCAAACCCTAGAAGAAATTCATACCCAAATAATGATATCCCAATTTACAGCACTGAAATTAACAGCACCCCTTCTCAATTACAAACCCTAGAATCAAGATTTTCAAGATTGAAACTTTTCTTGAAAAAGCCCCAATCTTTCCCTTTTTTGTTAACGATTTTCCTAATTTTAACATGGGGTTTCCTCAGAATCCAACAAAATTCACaatttctatcaaaccctaacaaaAGATTTAATCTTTACACTGATCAAGATCATGAAGCTAATATCATTAGATACCCATCAAAATTCCCATCTCCAATTACAAAAGATGCTAGGGGTTGGATGTTAGATCCTATTTCAATTGCTTTTGGATCAGGGATTAAAGGGGGAGCATTGATTTGTACATCAATTCATGTTGGTGAAATTAAACCTGGTGGGTTAAGAGGTAATCATAGACACCATACTTGTAATGAGACTTTGTTGATTTGGGGTGCTCGAACGATGTTTCGGTTAGAAAATAATGGTAATAGAAAAGGTTATGCTCAAGTGACATTATCTGAAAATGATGTTGCAGTTGCTGTTAGCCCAGCTGGTACTGCTCATGCTTTGGTTAACTTGGATTCGACAAAAAGTACGTTTATTATTGGTTGTCAAGATAAAGTGATTACTTATGACAAGTCTAGTTCTGATTTTAATGTTTGGGATGATCTTAATTCATAG